From the Rhizobium leguminosarum bv. trifolii WSM1325 genome, one window contains:
- a CDS encoding protein of unknown function DUF1452 (PFAM: protein of unknown function DUF1452~KEGG: bcn:Bcen_1288 hypothetical protein), whose protein sequence is MRWRSWLTDLGTWTASPIAFAIVIFYGISWLIFSPETLEWHGLATLITWMMTLFIQRAEHRDTQAIHAKLDELLHVHGDAKNEITQIDEKEPEQIERFRATHTESE, encoded by the coding sequence ATGCGCTGGCGTTCCTGGTTGACGGATTTAGGCACATGGACTGCCAGCCCCATCGCTTTTGCCATTGTAATTTTCTATGGGATCTCCTGGCTCATCTTCAGCCCCGAGACGCTGGAATGGCACGGCCTCGCCACGCTGATCACCTGGATGATGACGCTTTTCATCCAGCGGGCGGAACATCGGGATACACAGGCAATCCATGCCAAGCTCGATGAACTGCTACATGTGCATGGCGATGCGAAAAACGAAATCACCCAGATTGACGAGAAGGAGCCAGAGCAGATCGAGCGCTTTCGGGCAACACATACCGAATCGGAGTAA
- a CDS encoding cytochrome c oxidase, subunit II (TIGRFAM: cytochrome c oxidase, subunit II~PFAM: cytochrome c oxidase subunit II; cytochrome c class I~KEGG: ret:RHE_PB00065 cytochrome c oxidase subunit II protein) produces MTRSSIIGPSLASLCLSGCTGSQSALDAAGASASALKQLIVVIVVVCAVVWLLVMLVLAWSLLRPRDGRGVAGNDQKARKVVAGAVAATAFIIAGLTIISFYTTRKIGEASETALTVTVRGQQWWWQFIYPDDGSGREFKTANELHIPVGQAVKLRLESADVIHSFWVPSLAGKLDLIPGRINELTLHADRPGIYRGQCAEYCGLQHSHMAVLVIAEDEVSYRQWVQGQQRERLPPADPQVTAGETVFMSKPCAACHTIRGTSAAGVTGPDLTHVGSRQTIAAGLLPNTRGSLAAWIADPQTLKPGNNMPLVPLSGEELKQVSAYLESLK; encoded by the coding sequence TTGACGCGCTCTTCGATCATCGGCCCGTCCCTTGCGTCTCTCTGTCTCTCAGGCTGTACGGGGTCGCAGTCTGCGCTTGACGCAGCCGGCGCATCGGCTTCCGCCCTGAAACAGCTCATCGTTGTCATTGTCGTGGTCTGCGCTGTTGTCTGGCTTTTGGTGATGCTGGTGCTGGCATGGTCCCTGCTACGACCGCGTGACGGACGCGGGGTTGCTGGCAACGACCAGAAAGCGCGTAAGGTTGTCGCCGGAGCGGTGGCGGCCACCGCTTTCATCATCGCCGGTCTGACGATCATAAGTTTTTATACCACGCGCAAGATTGGCGAAGCCTCCGAAACAGCGTTGACCGTCACCGTGCGAGGTCAGCAGTGGTGGTGGCAGTTCATCTATCCCGATGATGGATCGGGGCGAGAGTTCAAGACGGCCAACGAGCTGCACATCCCTGTCGGACAAGCTGTGAAACTACGGTTGGAGAGCGCCGACGTCATTCATTCTTTCTGGGTTCCGAGCCTGGCGGGAAAGCTGGATCTAATACCGGGCCGGATCAACGAACTGACGTTGCATGCTGATCGACCGGGAATCTATCGCGGCCAGTGTGCGGAATATTGCGGGCTGCAGCATAGCCACATGGCGGTGCTTGTCATTGCTGAAGACGAGGTGAGTTATCGGCAATGGGTGCAGGGGCAGCAGCGTGAACGGCTCCCGCCGGCAGATCCACAGGTCACAGCCGGCGAAACGGTGTTCATGAGCAAGCCTTGTGCCGCCTGTCATACCATTCGCGGCACATCGGCGGCCGGGGTAACCGGGCCTGACTTGACGCACGTTGGAAGCCGGCAGACGATCGCGGCAGGGCTTTTGCCGAATACTCGCGGGTCCCTCGCTGCTTGGATCGCCGACCCGCAGACGCTCAAGCCCGGCAACAACATGCCGCTCGTGCCGCTCTCCGGGGAAGAGTTGAAACAGGTCTCCGCCTACCTAGAAAGTCTCAAATGA
- a CDS encoding putative cytochrome c protein, class I (KEGG: rec:RHECIAT_PC0000287 putative cytochrome c protein, class I) gives MSGEGFPVKIVVLLLVTMLGLAAGVLTYQVRDRNQRTEVASLLARGDPARAPEIFRRYGCTGCHTIPGIAGANGKVGGPLVDIRQRVYLAGVANNDAEALVHWIVAPSAFDAKTAMPDTGISEAEARDLAAYLYGQ, from the coding sequence ATGAGCGGCGAAGGGTTTCCCGTCAAGATCGTAGTTCTGTTACTGGTCACGATGCTCGGGCTCGCGGCGGGGGTCCTCACGTACCAGGTTAGAGATCGCAACCAGAGGACAGAAGTCGCAAGTTTACTTGCTCGCGGCGATCCCGCCCGTGCGCCTGAGATTTTCCGGCGTTATGGTTGCACCGGATGCCATACGATTCCCGGCATCGCGGGAGCCAACGGCAAGGTCGGCGGCCCACTGGTCGACATACGCCAGCGCGTCTACCTAGCGGGAGTCGCGAATAATGACGCGGAGGCGCTTGTCCACTGGATTGTGGCGCCGAGTGCGTTCGATGCCAAAACGGCGATGCCGGACACCGGTATTTCAGAAGCCGAAGCGCGGGACTTGGCTGCCTATCTTTACGGGCAGTGA
- a CDS encoding NmrA family protein (PFAM: NmrA family protein~KEGG: rpc:RPC_1503 NmrA-like), whose product MRIAVVGATGRIGAKLTENLLAKGHSVKALSRGGPALDDLVAKGAESFLGSFDTGAGELNAFFEDADAAFLMVKTIWGSEDLHGHYPTVALRFFDALRDSPVKLAVSLTGMGSEVSGNTGHFQGFHILDQILNRLRDIKVVHLQGGWFMQDLAGWTDSIAQHDRIGWSLDPNVKTPWIAIQDIADLAAEEFDTPTDQHRSVKQLGIDYTMTEIAAIISRALAREVDYRFIDRSDREVEAVFRERFGALGRWVYDNDTLAALNDGRVKFHDDRPALRTTMEEFVKDTLRPLIEKARTDGVKPETFLTWSSHR is encoded by the coding sequence ATGCGTATAGCCGTGGTTGGCGCGACCGGCAGGATCGGTGCCAAACTTACCGAGAACCTCTTGGCCAAAGGCCATTCAGTCAAAGCTCTTTCAAGAGGGGGGCCGGCCCTCGATGACCTTGTCGCGAAAGGAGCAGAATCGTTCCTTGGCAGCTTCGATACGGGTGCTGGTGAACTTAACGCGTTCTTCGAAGACGCTGACGCTGCGTTCCTCATGGTCAAAACCATCTGGGGCTCGGAGGACCTCCATGGGCACTACCCTACGGTAGCGCTTCGGTTTTTCGACGCCCTTCGGGATTCCCCTGTGAAATTGGCCGTGAGCCTGACCGGAATGGGATCCGAGGTCAGCGGAAACACCGGCCATTTTCAGGGCTTTCATATCCTGGATCAGATCCTCAACCGACTACGCGACATCAAAGTGGTGCACCTGCAGGGTGGCTGGTTCATGCAGGACCTTGCCGGGTGGACCGACTCCATCGCGCAGCACGATAGGATCGGCTGGTCGCTTGACCCAAACGTGAAAACTCCTTGGATTGCCATTCAGGACATCGCGGATCTCGCGGCGGAAGAGTTCGACACGCCGACTGACCAGCACCGATCCGTAAAGCAACTGGGCATCGATTACACGATGACCGAGATCGCCGCGATTATCAGCCGGGCACTCGCTAGAGAGGTGGACTATCGCTTCATCGATAGGAGCGATCGCGAGGTCGAGGCGGTATTCCGGGAGAGGTTCGGAGCTCTCGGACGGTGGGTCTACGATAACGACACCTTGGCTGCTCTTAACGATGGGCGTGTAAAGTTTCACGATGATCGTCCTGCACTGCGCACCACAATGGAAGAATTCGTCAAAGACACACTCCGGCCGCTGATCGAGAAGGCGCGGACGGATGGCGTCAAACCAGAGACCTTCCTAACGTGGAGCTCACATCGCTAG
- a CDS encoding NUDIX hydrolase (PFAM: NUDIX hydrolase~KEGG: rec:RHECIAT_CH0002174 putative hydrolase protein), whose amino-acid sequence MSNRKKPAKAATLPDKLFTGPFRQQYGALCFRRTEGAAIEILVITSRDSGRWIIPKGWPMKRKKPYEAAAIEAWEEAGIRGAVHKKPVGRYTYLKELDDGDVAPCVVEVFQIEVHELNADFKEQGQRTREWVSPDEAARRVREVELKSMLADFRPRTGRKMQAE is encoded by the coding sequence ATGTCAAATCGAAAGAAACCTGCGAAGGCCGCGACTTTACCGGACAAGCTGTTCACTGGCCCGTTCCGGCAACAATATGGCGCTCTCTGTTTTCGGCGGACTGAAGGCGCCGCGATCGAGATACTGGTCATCACTTCGCGCGACAGCGGCAGATGGATCATTCCGAAGGGGTGGCCGATGAAGCGAAAGAAACCATACGAGGCTGCTGCGATCGAAGCCTGGGAAGAGGCAGGCATTCGCGGTGCCGTTCATAAGAAACCCGTCGGCCGTTACACCTATCTCAAGGAACTGGATGACGGAGACGTCGCGCCATGCGTCGTTGAAGTGTTTCAGATCGAGGTCCACGAGCTGAATGCGGACTTCAAGGAACAAGGACAGCGTACGCGTGAATGGGTCAGTCCGGATGAGGCTGCGAGGCGTGTGCGGGAAGTGGAACTGAAGTCAATGCTCGCGGATTTCAGGCCAAGGACAGGGCGAAAGATGCAAGCCGAATGA
- a CDS encoding transcriptional regulator, AraC family (PFAM: helix-turn-helix- domain containing protein AraC type; AraC protein arabinose-binding/dimerisation~SMART: helix-turn-helix- domain containing protein AraC type~KEGG: rpc:RPC_1502 AraC family transcriptional regulator): MISKSGQPSNKPPCSAAIDLSLLHGPAMAIRMDFADYEAEGVQHQHPQGQLILALHGAVTCRAESGVWIVPPDCGVWIPGGVPHSNQVTSNARLTYLFVEPGAAMLPAVCCTLSVSPMLREMIHRVADLSENHARDAHVDRLVRVMLDELALMPRERLELPVSDHPKIALIAAALLADPSDRRTLGEWAEHVAVSERSLKRLMVQETGLSFGRWRRQLHLVIALRELAGGATVQRVAGDLGYESTTAFIVMFRKALGTTPSRYFADRSLITEHA, encoded by the coding sequence ATGATCTCGAAATCGGGCCAACCTTCGAATAAGCCACCCTGCAGTGCCGCGATAGATCTAAGCCTCTTGCATGGGCCTGCGATGGCGATCAGGATGGACTTCGCCGACTATGAAGCCGAGGGGGTGCAGCACCAGCACCCGCAGGGTCAACTGATCCTGGCGCTCCATGGCGCGGTGACCTGCAGAGCGGAAAGTGGGGTCTGGATCGTTCCGCCCGACTGCGGAGTTTGGATACCAGGTGGCGTTCCTCACAGCAATCAGGTCACGTCCAATGCTCGTCTAACGTACCTGTTTGTCGAGCCCGGCGCGGCCATGCTTCCGGCTGTATGCTGCACGCTTTCGGTATCGCCGATGCTTCGGGAGATGATACACCGGGTAGCGGACCTATCGGAAAATCACGCCCGCGACGCTCATGTCGATCGCCTCGTGCGGGTCATGCTCGATGAGCTCGCGCTGATGCCGCGGGAGAGGCTGGAGCTGCCCGTATCTGACCATCCAAAGATCGCCCTGATCGCCGCGGCTCTTTTGGCAGACCCGAGCGACCGCCGAACCCTTGGCGAATGGGCTGAGCATGTCGCGGTGAGCGAGCGATCGTTGAAGAGGCTTATGGTCCAAGAGACAGGATTGAGCTTCGGCCGTTGGCGGCGTCAGCTACATCTGGTCATCGCGCTGCGGGAACTTGCCGGCGGTGCGACAGTCCAGCGGGTAGCAGGAGACTTGGGGTATGAATCCACGACAGCCTTCATCGTCATGTTCAGGAAGGCGCTTGGGACCACGCCATCGCGTTACTTTGCCGATCGCTCATTAATCACGGAGCACGCATGA
- a CDS encoding conserved hypothetical protein (KEGG: nwi:Nwi_2311 hypothetical protein) has translation MADWNFDPILLSAIALVALWTWRRAMAEDRVGQCALFMGLCVLAFVSPLCAFSSALFSARAFHHIVLVSLAAPLGWRFFFGSSVTLDRFPSMAAFVVHTVMVWLWHLPLPYAWALSSNFAYWAMEIPLLLSALWLWREILYPRRASGSALAICGGTILQMTMLGAFLTLTPHPLFSPHFLTTDLYGLTPLEDQQLAGLLMWVPASLPYVAAFLLRIGQTIKTSSRDKAVDVPQNV, from the coding sequence ATGGCGGACTGGAACTTCGACCCAATCCTGCTGTCGGCAATCGCTCTAGTGGCGCTGTGGACATGGCGCCGAGCTATGGCGGAAGACCGGGTGGGTCAGTGCGCCCTGTTCATGGGTCTTTGTGTCCTCGCCTTTGTCTCGCCCCTATGTGCCTTCAGCTCCGCCCTCTTCTCGGCACGGGCCTTCCATCATATTGTCTTGGTATCGCTTGCTGCGCCGCTCGGTTGGCGCTTTTTCTTTGGATCATCTGTTACGCTTGATCGCTTTCCATCCATGGCCGCATTCGTCGTACACACAGTGATGGTCTGGCTCTGGCATCTGCCTCTTCCCTACGCCTGGGCTCTCTCCAGCAATTTTGCCTATTGGGCAATGGAAATCCCTCTCCTTCTGTCGGCCCTGTGGCTTTGGCGTGAAATCCTCTACCCGCGACGCGCCTCAGGCAGTGCGCTCGCCATCTGCGGTGGCACGATATTGCAGATGACGATGCTTGGGGCATTTCTGACGCTCACTCCACACCCTCTGTTCAGCCCGCATTTTTTGACCACCGACCTTTACGGTCTCACGCCCCTCGAAGATCAGCAGTTGGCCGGGTTGTTGATGTGGGTGCCCGCCTCGCTGCCATATGTCGCCGCCTTTCTGCTCAGGATCGGTCAGACGATTAAAACATCGTCCCGTGATAAGGCTGTGGACGTGCCTCAAAACGTATAG
- a CDS encoding cytochrome c oxidase, subunit I (KEGG: mlo:mll9630 cytochrome c oxidase subunit I~TIGRFAM: cytochrome c oxidase, subunit I~PFAM: cytochrome c oxidase subunit I), translated as MSADPPPLTDVDLGDEVIDLRLHQIWKTPTGLWGALSTVDHKIIGRRYIVTAFVFLLLGGILAMAMRLQLATPEARYISPDRYNQIFTMHGTNMMFLFAVPVMEAMGVYLVPLMLGTRNIAFPRLNAFSYWIFLAGGLLLWIAFALDVGPDVGWFAYVPLSGPQYGAGKRADIWAQMITFTEVSALAVSVEIVVTVFKQRAPGMSLDRIPLFVWSMLVTSFLVILAMPAIMFASSTLILDRLVGTHFYNPAEGGDVLLWQHLFWFFGHPEVYIIFLPAVGMVSTMISTFARRPVFGYLALVMALISTGVLAFGLWVHHMFVVGLPRLGESFFTASSMAIAVPAGIQIFCWLATLWDGRPVFKSPMLFIIGFIITFVLGGLTGVMVASVPFDTQVHDTYFVVAHFHYVLVGGSVFPLLGAIYYWFPKFTGRMMSERIGRWVFGLIFTGFHLTFFPMHLLGLFGMPRRIYTYQPEMPWAGLNLFVSLSSFILAVGFLLFFMDVVRSARSGAVAEENPWNASTLEWATTSPPSPYNFRRIPVVSQREPLWSGSSDLPVVSGMRLDRRELIVSGVVEAEPEARESSPTNSIWPLIAAIATSIMLIWSMFSPWAVVWGSIPIAIALTGWFWPKGDPEDES; from the coding sequence ATGAGCGCTGATCCTCCCCCGCTGACCGATGTGGATCTTGGCGACGAGGTGATCGACCTCAGGCTTCATCAGATTTGGAAAACGCCAACAGGCTTGTGGGGCGCGCTTTCGACCGTCGATCACAAAATCATCGGCCGGCGCTACATCGTCACGGCTTTTGTGTTTCTTCTACTTGGCGGCATCCTGGCGATGGCGATGCGCCTCCAGCTGGCCACGCCCGAGGCGCGCTATATCAGTCCCGATCGCTACAATCAGATTTTCACGATGCACGGCACCAACATGATGTTCCTGTTTGCCGTACCGGTGATGGAGGCCATGGGCGTGTATCTCGTGCCGCTGATGCTCGGCACCCGCAACATCGCCTTTCCGCGCCTCAACGCTTTTTCCTACTGGATATTTTTAGCCGGCGGCCTGCTGTTATGGATCGCATTCGCGCTGGACGTCGGTCCCGATGTGGGCTGGTTTGCCTATGTCCCCCTCTCCGGCCCCCAATATGGTGCCGGAAAGCGAGCTGACATTTGGGCGCAGATGATCACGTTCACGGAGGTTTCGGCGCTTGCTGTCTCTGTCGAGATCGTCGTTACCGTATTCAAGCAGCGCGCACCGGGAATGTCCCTGGATCGAATTCCGCTCTTCGTCTGGTCGATGCTGGTCACCTCATTCCTTGTGATCCTGGCGATGCCGGCGATCATGTTTGCAAGCAGCACCTTGATTCTCGACCGTCTAGTTGGTACCCATTTTTACAATCCCGCCGAGGGCGGCGACGTCCTGTTGTGGCAGCATCTTTTCTGGTTCTTTGGCCATCCGGAAGTCTACATTATCTTCCTGCCGGCGGTGGGAATGGTGTCGACGATGATTTCGACGTTCGCCCGCAGGCCGGTGTTTGGGTACCTGGCCCTGGTGATGGCGTTGATTTCGACGGGCGTCCTCGCCTTCGGCCTCTGGGTGCATCACATGTTCGTCGTCGGCCTACCGCGACTTGGCGAGAGCTTTTTCACGGCCTCCAGCATGGCTATTGCCGTGCCCGCCGGCATTCAGATCTTCTGCTGGCTCGCAACACTGTGGGATGGAAGACCGGTGTTCAAGTCACCAATGCTGTTCATTATCGGCTTCATCATCACCTTCGTGCTTGGCGGACTGACTGGCGTCATGGTGGCGTCGGTGCCATTCGACACGCAGGTGCACGACACCTACTTCGTCGTCGCGCATTTCCATTACGTCCTCGTTGGCGGCTCTGTTTTCCCGCTGCTTGGAGCGATCTATTACTGGTTCCCAAAATTCACCGGAAGGATGATGAGCGAACGGATCGGCCGCTGGGTATTCGGGTTGATATTCACCGGTTTCCACCTGACGTTCTTCCCGATGCATCTTCTCGGTCTCTTCGGTATGCCGCGTCGTATCTATACCTATCAGCCCGAGATGCCTTGGGCCGGTCTGAACCTGTTCGTCAGCCTCAGCTCTTTTATTCTCGCCGTAGGATTTCTCCTGTTTTTCATGGACGTTGTCCGCAGTGCGCGCTCCGGCGCTGTTGCCGAAGAGAACCCATGGAACGCATCCACGCTGGAATGGGCAACGACCTCACCTCCCAGCCCCTATAATTTCCGGCGCATCCCGGTTGTCAGCCAGCGTGAACCGTTATGGTCAGGCTCGTCGGATCTGCCGGTGGTCAGCGGAATGCGGCTGGACCGACGGGAACTGATCGTCAGTGGCGTCGTCGAGGCCGAGCCTGAAGCACGGGAGTCCTCGCCCACCAATTCGATCTGGCCACTCATTGCAGCCATCGCGACGTCGATCATGCTGATATGGTCGATGTTCTCGCCATGGGCGGTCGTTTGGGGTTCAATCCCGATCGCAATCGCCCTGACCGGCTGGTTTTGGCCAAAGGGCGACCCGGAGGATGAGTCATGA
- a CDS encoding cytochrome c oxidase subunit III (PFAM: cytochrome c oxidase subunit III~KEGG: ret:RHE_PB00063 putative cytochrome c oxidase subunit III protein) has product MKERLVLDVSHLPLHGSGTASPTWWGTLAFMLIEGTGFALGIVVYLYLMSIASVWPINAPAPDLLPGTLLTAVLAVSVIPNVLVARWAERRELKKVRIGLIVMALLGVAPLFLRVFEFPALHVMWDSNAYGSITWVLLGLHTTHILTDLIDTLVLMCLMFTRHGDNPRRYGDVEDNVMYWNFVVATWVPLYLCLYWVPRL; this is encoded by the coding sequence ATGAAAGAGCGCCTGGTTCTCGATGTCTCGCACCTGCCATTGCACGGCTCCGGCACCGCCAGCCCGACCTGGTGGGGAACACTGGCGTTCATGTTGATCGAAGGGACCGGCTTTGCTCTCGGAATAGTCGTCTACCTTTACCTGATGAGCATCGCCAGCGTCTGGCCGATCAACGCGCCGGCGCCTGATCTGCTGCCTGGCACTCTTTTGACCGCTGTGCTCGCTGTCAGCGTAATACCGAACGTGCTGGTGGCGCGCTGGGCTGAACGCAGAGAGCTAAAAAAGGTCCGGATCGGCCTGATCGTCATGGCTTTGCTCGGCGTCGCCCCGCTCTTCCTGCGGGTATTTGAGTTCCCGGCCCTCCACGTGATGTGGGACAGCAACGCCTATGGTTCGATCACCTGGGTGCTGCTCGGACTGCACACCACCCACATCCTGACCGATCTGATCGACACGCTGGTTCTGATGTGCCTGATGTTCACGCGGCACGGCGACAATCCGAGGCGCTATGGCGATGTGGAGGACAACGTCATGTACTGGAACTTTGTTGTCGCAACGTGGGTTCCGCTCTATCTCTGTCTTTATTGGGTGCCGCGTCTATGA
- a CDS encoding putative diheme cytochrome c-type signal-peptide protein (KEGG: rec:RHECIAT_PC0000288 putative diheme cytochrome c-type signal-peptide protein) → MKTRVRTILLGAALTVAMLAAGAWLITKPNIPFEENDPAFVKPGDPARGELIFAAGDCSSCHATPGQKHRLQLGGGLALASPFGTFRPPNISQDAKDGIGSWTAADLGNALIGGVSPDGQHYYPVFPYPSYTGMTVDDVRDLFAYLKTLPAVSGGAPPHDLVALFRIRRFVGFWKLLFFDEGKSEAVLSGDPIHDRGAYLAESVAHCAECHSSRNVFGAIKQATRYAGGEDPEGTGFVPNITPARIGDWSQADIFEVLTSGNTPDHGRVGSSMADVVTNTAKLPAGDRDAIATYIKSLPARPTPQP, encoded by the coding sequence GTGAAGACGCGAGTTCGGACAATTTTATTGGGGGCCGCTCTTACTGTTGCAATGCTCGCCGCTGGCGCGTGGCTCATCACCAAACCAAATATCCCTTTTGAAGAGAATGATCCGGCGTTCGTGAAGCCGGGCGATCCTGCTCGTGGCGAATTGATATTCGCCGCAGGAGATTGCTCATCGTGCCATGCGACACCTGGGCAAAAGCATCGGTTGCAACTCGGCGGCGGCCTTGCGCTCGCCTCGCCGTTCGGCACGTTCCGGCCTCCCAATATCTCGCAAGATGCGAAGGACGGAATTGGTTCGTGGACCGCCGCCGATCTTGGCAACGCGCTGATCGGGGGCGTCTCTCCCGACGGACAGCATTATTATCCGGTCTTTCCCTATCCAAGCTACACCGGAATGACGGTGGACGATGTTCGGGACCTGTTTGCCTATCTGAAGACTCTACCAGCAGTGTCGGGCGGCGCGCCGCCCCACGACCTCGTCGCACTCTTCCGCATCCGGCGGTTCGTCGGCTTCTGGAAGCTGCTGTTTTTCGACGAGGGAAAGTCCGAAGCCGTGCTGAGTGGCGATCCCATCCATGACCGAGGCGCCTATCTCGCCGAAAGCGTTGCCCATTGTGCCGAGTGCCATTCGTCGCGCAATGTCTTTGGAGCGATCAAGCAGGCGACGCGATATGCCGGGGGTGAGGATCCTGAAGGAACGGGGTTCGTTCCGAACATCACGCCCGCGCGTATTGGCGATTGGTCTCAGGCCGATATTTTCGAGGTTTTGACCAGCGGCAACACCCCGGACCACGGGCGCGTCGGATCCTCCATGGCCGACGTTGTCACTAACACCGCCAAACTCCCCGCAGGTGACCGCGATGCCATTGCAACTTACATTAAGTCGCTGCCAGCACGACCGACACCGCAGCCGTAG